One segment of Pseudomonas pohangensis DNA contains the following:
- a CDS encoding restriction endonuclease subunit S: MTFPAYPAYKDSGIEWLGKVPEHWEEKPFFSLVSERCESNSGMKQDNLLSLSYGCIVNKDINTLDGLLPASFETYQLVYPGDIVFRLTDLQNDKRSLRSAIVREVGIITSAYLAGRCVNILSEFANHLFRAYDTIKVFYSMGGGLRQSMKYSDMKWLPIFLPSDQEQAKIACFLDYETVRIDALIEEQQHLIELLKEKRQAVISHAVTKGLDPTVPMKDSGVEWLGEVPAHWICKSYRYASVIYRGKFSHRPRNDPSLYDGDYAFIQTGDIARADKYIRDYKQTLNEKGVAVSQKFPAETLVMAIAANVGDTAILGFEAYAPDSVVGFKPEKDIELEFLRFSLIAALQELKKTSTQSTQANLNIDRISGIQSVFPPVTEQVEITGYLNVLMEQFSLLEQQAMASIELMNERRAALISAAVTGKIDVRGWQPPASTIIPELEQEAV, translated from the coding sequence ATGACGTTTCCAGCGTACCCGGCTTACAAGGACTCTGGCATCGAGTGGCTAGGCAAGGTGCCAGAGCATTGGGAGGAAAAGCCTTTTTTCAGTTTGGTCAGTGAGAGGTGTGAATCAAATTCCGGAATGAAGCAGGACAACCTGTTGTCGCTGAGTTACGGCTGCATAGTCAATAAAGACATCAATACGCTTGACGGGTTACTGCCTGCCTCGTTTGAAACTTATCAGCTGGTCTACCCAGGCGACATCGTATTTCGCCTGACTGATCTCCAGAACGATAAGAGAAGCCTTAGGAGTGCGATTGTTCGTGAGGTTGGAATTATCACCTCTGCATACCTCGCCGGGAGGTGTGTAAATATTCTGTCTGAGTTCGCAAACCATCTATTTAGGGCGTATGACACCATAAAGGTGTTTTATTCAATGGGCGGTGGGCTCAGGCAGTCCATGAAATACAGCGACATGAAGTGGTTGCCGATATTTCTACCTAGCGATCAGGAGCAAGCCAAAATCGCCTGCTTCCTCGACTACGAAACCGTCCGTATCGACGCGCTGATCGAAGAGCAGCAGCACCTGATCGAACTACTCAAGGAAAAGCGCCAGGCCGTGATCTCCCACGCCGTCACCAAAGGCCTCGACCCAACAGTGCCGATGAAAGACTCCGGCGTGGAGTGGCTGGGCGAAGTGCCGGCGCATTGGATTTGTAAAAGCTATAGATACGCATCGGTAATCTATCGTGGAAAATTTAGTCATCGCCCTAGGAATGACCCATCACTTTATGATGGGGATTACGCGTTCATTCAAACGGGTGATATTGCGCGGGCGGACAAGTACATTCGCGACTACAAGCAAACATTGAACGAGAAGGGGGTAGCGGTTAGTCAGAAATTTCCAGCTGAAACTTTGGTTATGGCCATTGCAGCAAACGTTGGAGATACCGCAATTCTGGGCTTTGAGGCTTATGCGCCGGATAGTGTCGTGGGATTTAAGCCGGAAAAAGACATCGAACTTGAATTTCTCAGATTTAGTCTGATTGCTGCTTTGCAAGAGCTCAAGAAAACGTCGACACAGAGCACGCAAGCAAATCTGAATATTGATCGAATAAGCGGAATCCAATCGGTGTTTCCGCCAGTAACTGAGCAGGTTGAAATCACGGGTTACCTAAACGTCCTAATGGAGCAATTCTCGTTGCTTGAGCAGCAAGCGATGGCGTCTATTGAGTTGATGAACGAGCGCCGAGCCGCCCTAATCTCCGCCGCCGTCACCGGCAAAATCGACGTGCGCGGTTGGCAGCCTCCGGCCAGCACCATAATCCCAGAATTAGAACAAGAGGCCGTGTAA
- a CDS encoding DUF262 domain-containing protein — translation MIINVDKTNLNSLLGVPNRQLTIPAYQRPYAWEFEQVDELWHDIVETLGGNHFMGSVVMCSPDNARPEVIDGQQRLTTIILLLALIRDKYQALKPELVGRVQQFFENAYAPADLRFKFRPGNANARVFTDFILCAPDNAARGDWAAVRQLDSHELNRNKRMIENTERLSAYLDQYLAASDNPLHSLEKLETNIMTGLEFVVIDVPDIANAFIIFETLNDRGLALSAGDLLKNHLLAAAAKTNESVEALAQDWDKIIDNLEGGDITRFLRHYLLTQHAQVQKDDVFGLFKKEVGTRGVKQLIKDLKQMSRFYGQFIKPELVEDAAVREVYQNLNTLRATMCYSALLAASPVLNNEDLRDFARLCELLTFRYSTICSKDSKELERFYHNAAKVLASQGAAGLAEARKALEAASPSSEEFVLAFRTQSMGRQYIVNYIFRGIENFLSPDEKTLLNTQSVHIEHIMPQTLSAEWKEVLGEDVGQHESYVNRWGNLTLLGGRLNISASNRLFADKKLSYEQSKIALAAELTSYETWSFEQIDERQEKLAVIAEGIWSI, via the coding sequence ATGATCATCAATGTCGATAAAACCAACTTGAACTCCCTGCTCGGCGTGCCGAATCGTCAGCTGACTATTCCGGCCTATCAGCGACCTTATGCATGGGAGTTCGAGCAGGTCGATGAGCTATGGCATGACATTGTTGAGACGTTGGGTGGCAACCATTTCATGGGTTCGGTTGTCATGTGCTCGCCAGATAATGCAAGACCGGAGGTGATCGATGGACAGCAGCGACTAACCACCATCATCCTGTTGCTGGCGTTGATTCGCGACAAATATCAGGCCCTAAAGCCGGAGTTGGTGGGGCGGGTGCAGCAGTTCTTCGAGAACGCCTATGCACCGGCGGATCTGCGCTTCAAGTTTCGTCCTGGCAATGCCAATGCGCGGGTGTTTACCGACTTCATACTCTGCGCGCCGGATAACGCTGCACGCGGAGATTGGGCCGCTGTACGTCAGCTCGACTCCCATGAACTGAATCGCAATAAGCGGATGATTGAAAACACAGAGCGCCTGTCGGCCTATCTTGATCAATATCTGGCGGCCAGCGATAACCCGCTACATTCACTGGAAAAGCTCGAAACCAACATCATGACCGGCCTGGAGTTCGTGGTCATTGATGTGCCTGACATTGCTAATGCCTTCATCATCTTTGAAACCCTGAATGATCGAGGTCTCGCGTTATCGGCAGGGGACTTGTTGAAGAATCACTTGTTGGCTGCTGCTGCCAAGACCAATGAGTCTGTTGAAGCACTGGCGCAGGATTGGGACAAGATCATCGACAATCTTGAAGGTGGTGATATCACACGCTTTCTGCGCCATTACCTGCTGACCCAGCATGCTCAAGTGCAGAAGGATGATGTGTTCGGCCTGTTCAAGAAAGAAGTCGGCACGCGGGGCGTCAAACAGCTGATTAAGGACCTGAAACAGATGTCCCGTTTCTACGGGCAGTTCATCAAGCCGGAATTGGTGGAAGACGCTGCAGTGCGTGAGGTGTATCAGAACCTCAATACCTTGCGCGCCACTATGTGTTATTCGGCCCTGCTGGCGGCTTCGCCAGTACTAAACAATGAAGATTTGCGCGATTTTGCCCGCTTGTGTGAGCTGCTGACCTTTCGTTACAGCACCATCTGCAGCAAAGACTCCAAGGAGCTTGAGCGCTTTTATCACAATGCGGCCAAGGTACTCGCGAGTCAGGGGGCTGCAGGTCTCGCTGAGGCACGAAAAGCACTTGAGGCGGCGTCGCCTAGCAGTGAGGAGTTTGTGTTGGCCTTTCGTACTCAGTCGATGGGTCGACAGTACATCGTCAATTACATATTTCGCGGCATAGAAAACTTCCTCTCGCCCGACGAAAAGACACTGCTCAATACGCAGAGCGTGCATATCGAACACATCATGCCGCAGACCCTTTCGGCAGAGTGGAAAGAGGTGCTGGGAGAGGATGTCGGTCAGCATGAGTCGTATGTCAATCGCTGGGGCAATCTGACGTTGTTGGGCGGCAGGCTGAACATCAGTGCATCAAACAGACTTTTTGCAGATAAGAAATTGAGCTATGAACAGTCAAAGATTGCCTTGGCTGCCGAGCTCACCAGCTATGAAACTTGGAGTTTTGAGCAGATTGATGAACGGCAAGAAAAGCTTGCTGTGATCGCTGAAGGTATTTGGAGTATCTAG
- a CDS encoding type I restriction endonuclease subunit R has product MADSKEFQFQQDIINAMVAQGWLTGPASGYDRRTALYTDDFLAYFKDAWPERWDKFSKANPNKPEDVLVQKLVRELEQDGTLDVLRHGFKLPGVKIEVCSFKPDHGMNPDTLKRYQYNRLRVVPEVSYSPHFREASAKGESYNPRLDLVLFVNGIPTATLELKSEFKQSVENAKRQYRQDRPIKDPLTRKPEPLLTFKRGALVHFAVSQQEVAMTTKLAGKDTFFLPFNLGSAEGGAGNPLPEDDSQYATGYLWQRLFQPDAWLKVLGRFLHLDKEVKEDFDGKKITKETMIFPRLHQWEVVNKLVETTHSEGPGQRYLIQHSAGSGKSNSIAWTAHQLAALYDDAGEKLFSSVIVVTDRTVLDSQLQNTIYQFEHAQGVVKRITTEVGNQSKSEQLAEALAEQTRIIIVTIQTFPALFDALDKYPKLASGRYAVIADEAHSSQTGSSASKLKAILGSDQPEGDEISAEELLDAAVASRGPNERISYYAFTATPKAKTLELFGRPTDPTQPPSAENKPEAFHLYSMRQAIEEGFILDVLQNYTTYGTAWKIAHPDGGDEEVDSKKARTKLARWVRLHPYNINRKVEIIVEHFRENIRHLLNGQAKAMVVTSSRQEAVRYQLAVKAYVQQMGYGDVHPLVAFSGSVMPDEVIPEEVTESSSLLNAGLNGRDLAKAFDTQDFNVMIAANKYQTGFDQPKLCAMYVDKKLQGVDCVQTLSRLNRTFGDGKQTFILDFFNDAKDILEAFLPYYTKAELTDVTDPQIIYDLQKKLDAEGIYHWEEVEAFAMAFFDPKAGASKLSYYCTPAKERFAKRYSFSVDSRKQALDFKRTAEANGDSTGLKKAEHALKEAGEQVDQLDLFKKNLQSFVRLYEFLSQIIPYEDRELEQLCVYAKHLHPLLRIDRLEQDEVDVGELQLTHYRLTKRAEHQLRLSEEGGDYGLDPATGVGTGKPHDPEKKYLSEIIEALNDIFGAEVSDEDQLQFLTGIAQRISRQEDVMAQVNSHSVDQVMHGLFPKRVLDTVLDAMTDHEKLSLEVLDNETKSRAFALVILKMLTSLGDLGKSNSGATV; this is encoded by the coding sequence ATGGCGGATAGCAAGGAATTTCAGTTTCAGCAGGACATCATCAATGCCATGGTCGCCCAGGGCTGGCTAACAGGCCCTGCCAGCGGCTACGACCGGCGGACAGCGTTGTACACCGATGACTTTCTCGCTTACTTCAAGGATGCTTGGCCGGAGCGCTGGGACAAGTTCAGCAAAGCCAACCCGAACAAGCCTGAAGATGTACTGGTACAAAAACTGGTGCGCGAGTTGGAGCAGGACGGCACCCTCGATGTGCTGCGCCACGGCTTCAAGCTACCGGGGGTGAAGATTGAGGTATGCAGCTTCAAACCCGATCACGGCATGAACCCGGACACCCTCAAGCGCTACCAGTACAACCGCCTGCGCGTGGTGCCGGAAGTGTCCTACTCGCCGCATTTCCGGGAAGCGTCGGCCAAAGGGGAAAGTTACAACCCACGGCTCGATCTGGTGCTGTTCGTCAACGGCATCCCCACGGCCACGCTGGAGCTGAAAAGCGAATTCAAGCAGTCGGTAGAAAACGCCAAGCGCCAGTACCGCCAGGATCGCCCGATCAAAGACCCGCTCACACGCAAACCCGAGCCGCTGCTGACCTTCAAGCGCGGCGCCTTGGTGCATTTCGCCGTCAGCCAGCAGGAAGTGGCCATGACCACCAAGCTGGCCGGCAAGGACACCTTCTTCCTGCCGTTCAACCTGGGCAGCGCCGAAGGCGGTGCCGGTAACCCGCTGCCGGAAGATGATAGCCAGTACGCCACCGGCTACCTGTGGCAGCGCCTGTTCCAGCCTGATGCCTGGCTGAAGGTGCTGGGCCGCTTCCTGCATCTGGACAAGGAAGTTAAGGAAGATTTTGACGGCAAGAAAATCACCAAAGAAACCATGATCTTCCCGCGCCTGCACCAGTGGGAGGTGGTCAACAAACTGGTCGAAACCACCCACAGCGAAGGCCCCGGTCAGCGTTATCTGATTCAGCACAGTGCAGGCTCTGGAAAGTCCAACTCGATTGCCTGGACGGCGCACCAGTTGGCCGCGCTGTACGACGACGCAGGGGAGAAGCTGTTCAGCTCGGTGATCGTGGTCACCGACCGCACGGTTCTCGATAGCCAACTGCAGAACACCATCTACCAGTTCGAACACGCACAGGGCGTGGTCAAGCGCATCACCACGGAAGTCGGCAACCAGAGCAAGTCGGAACAGCTGGCTGAAGCGTTGGCAGAACAGACACGCATCATCATCGTCACCATCCAGACCTTCCCGGCGCTGTTTGATGCCCTGGACAAGTACCCCAAGCTGGCCTCCGGCCGTTATGCGGTGATTGCCGACGAAGCGCACTCATCACAAACCGGTTCGTCGGCCAGCAAGCTGAAAGCCATCCTCGGTAGCGACCAGCCCGAAGGCGATGAGATCAGCGCGGAAGAACTGCTGGATGCTGCCGTGGCCTCGCGCGGCCCCAATGAGCGCATCAGCTACTACGCCTTCACCGCCACGCCCAAGGCCAAGACCCTGGAGCTGTTTGGTCGCCCAACCGATCCAACACAGCCGCCGAGTGCCGAGAACAAGCCGGAAGCCTTTCACCTGTACTCCATGCGTCAGGCCATTGAAGAAGGTTTCATCCTCGACGTGCTGCAGAACTACACGACCTACGGCACCGCCTGGAAGATTGCGCACCCGGACGGTGGGGATGAGGAAGTCGATTCGAAAAAGGCCCGCACCAAGCTGGCCCGCTGGGTACGGCTGCATCCCTACAACATCAACCGCAAGGTCGAGATTATCGTTGAGCATTTCCGCGAGAACATTCGTCACCTGCTGAATGGCCAGGCCAAGGCCATGGTGGTGACCAGCAGCCGGCAGGAAGCGGTGCGTTACCAGTTGGCGGTGAAGGCGTATGTGCAGCAGATGGGCTACGGCGACGTGCATCCGCTGGTGGCGTTCTCCGGCAGCGTAATGCCCGATGAAGTCATTCCCGAAGAAGTCACGGAGAGCAGCAGCCTGCTCAACGCCGGCCTGAATGGCCGAGACCTGGCCAAGGCGTTCGATACCCAGGACTTCAACGTGATGATCGCTGCTAACAAGTACCAGACCGGCTTCGATCAGCCCAAGCTGTGCGCCATGTACGTGGACAAGAAGCTGCAGGGCGTTGACTGCGTGCAAACCCTGTCCCGGCTCAACCGCACCTTCGGCGACGGCAAGCAAACCTTCATCCTCGACTTCTTCAACGACGCCAAGGACATTCTGGAAGCCTTTCTGCCGTACTACACCAAGGCTGAACTGACCGATGTGACCGACCCGCAGATCATCTATGACCTGCAGAAGAAGCTCGATGCTGAGGGTATCTATCACTGGGAAGAAGTCGAAGCCTTCGCCATGGCTTTCTTCGACCCCAAGGCAGGGGCCAGCAAGCTCAGCTACTACTGCACGCCGGCCAAGGAGCGCTTTGCCAAGCGTTATTCCTTCTCAGTGGACTCACGTAAGCAGGCGTTGGATTTCAAACGTACCGCCGAAGCCAACGGCGATAGCACTGGCCTGAAAAAGGCCGAACACGCGCTGAAAGAAGCCGGGGAGCAGGTGGATCAACTCGACCTGTTCAAGAAGAACCTGCAGAGCTTTGTGCGCCTGTACGAGTTCCTCTCTCAGATCATCCCCTACGAAGACCGCGAACTGGAGCAGCTGTGCGTGTATGCCAAGCACCTGCACCCACTATTGCGCATTGATCGCCTGGAGCAAGACGAAGTGGATGTGGGCGAACTGCAACTGACCCACTACCGCCTGACCAAGCGTGCAGAGCATCAGCTGCGACTGAGCGAGGAAGGCGGCGACTACGGCCTCGACCCTGCCACCGGCGTAGGCACAGGGAAGCCTCACGACCCGGAGAAGAAATACCTATCGGAAATCATCGAGGCGCTGAACGACATCTTCGGTGCCGAGGTGAGCGACGAAGACCAGCTGCAGTTCCTCACCGGCATCGCCCAACGTATCAGCCGCCAGGAAGACGTGATGGCCCAGGTGAATAGCCACTCCGTCGACCAAGTGATGCACGGCCTGTTCCCGAAACGTGTGCTGGACACCGTCCTGGACGCCATGACCGATCACGAGAAACTGTCACTGGAAGTGCTGGATAACGAGACCAAGAGCCGGGCGTTTGCGTTGGTTATTTTGAAGATGCTGACGTCGCTGGGTGACTTGGGGAAAAGTAACAGCGGCGCTACGGTCTAA
- a CDS encoding helix-turn-helix domain-containing protein, producing the protein MDNLAKALGERIRTRRKACGISQDVLAVACSIDRSYMGRIERGEVNISVEKLYRIAGELACKPSSLLPKLSEI; encoded by the coding sequence ATGGATAATTTGGCGAAAGCGTTAGGGGAACGCATCCGAACACGGAGGAAGGCCTGCGGGATTTCTCAGGATGTACTAGCGGTGGCCTGCAGCATCGACCGCAGCTATATGGGCCGAATCGAGCGTGGTGAAGTAAACATCAGCGTAGAGAAGCTATATCGGATCGCAGGAGAACTTGCATGCAAGCCTTCAAGCCTTCTGCCAAAGCTGTCTGAAATCTAA
- a CDS encoding DEAD/DEAH box helicase, with amino-acid sequence MTRSLRDWQSGCITKALEHFKVTPHFFCQATPGAGKTYMAAELARRLLEQNRIDLVLCFAPSCQVVEGFRSTFATVLGRRLDNQIGAVGAAYTYQAMEYRDEGFWQLLDDYRVLVVFDEIHHCAGHDPLLSNAWGQQILHRIQDRAAFTLALSGTPWRSDDRAIALARYSSPEGHLICDYRYGLRDAVADGVCRSPRIVLLDNEKVKVTEEMGADSSVKLFPSFAKLLWESPVTYEELLRHDEVIDQLLDLGCIKLNELRLIKPDAAGLVVATDIEHAQQIAHALNAKGEGCRIVTNKTPDAQHVINSFRHNDSRWIVAVGMISEGTDIPRLQVCCYFSRIRTELHYRQVLGRVLRRTGETDDQAWLFMLAEPMLHRLAERISDDLPDDLAVLNEVQIPDFSSDSNADWIGSASDIDGLAGSIKNGTEQAIGLGATNTASLAGFAAEPSYQVSFSNHYRQQLLACF; translated from the coding sequence ATGACCAGATCACTTCGAGATTGGCAAAGCGGCTGCATCACCAAGGCGCTTGAGCACTTCAAAGTCACCCCGCATTTCTTCTGCCAGGCAACGCCCGGGGCTGGCAAGACGTACATGGCTGCAGAGCTGGCAAGACGGCTTCTTGAGCAGAACAGGATCGACCTGGTGCTGTGCTTTGCGCCATCCTGCCAGGTTGTTGAGGGCTTCCGTTCCACCTTTGCCACGGTGCTTGGCAGGCGTCTGGATAACCAGATTGGCGCGGTGGGGGCAGCGTACACCTACCAGGCCATGGAATACCGGGATGAGGGGTTCTGGCAGCTTCTGGATGATTACCGTGTGCTCGTGGTATTCGATGAGATCCACCATTGTGCTGGCCATGATCCGCTACTGAGCAACGCCTGGGGCCAGCAGATACTGCACCGGATTCAGGATCGAGCTGCCTTCACGCTAGCCCTGTCTGGCACGCCTTGGCGCTCGGATGATCGGGCCATCGCCTTGGCTCGTTACTCCTCACCTGAGGGGCATCTGATTTGTGATTACCGGTACGGCCTGAGAGACGCCGTTGCCGACGGCGTGTGTCGATCCCCTCGCATTGTCCTGCTCGACAATGAGAAGGTTAAAGTCACGGAAGAGATGGGCGCTGATAGCTCTGTGAAGCTGTTTCCCAGCTTTGCCAAGCTCTTGTGGGAATCACCAGTCACCTACGAAGAGCTACTGCGCCATGACGAGGTGATCGATCAGCTGCTCGATCTTGGCTGCATCAAGCTTAACGAACTTCGCCTGATAAAGCCGGATGCAGCAGGCTTGGTGGTTGCCACTGATATCGAGCACGCCCAACAAATAGCCCATGCCCTGAACGCGAAGGGTGAGGGTTGTCGCATCGTGACCAACAAAACTCCTGATGCGCAGCACGTGATTAATTCTTTCAGGCACAACGACTCTCGGTGGATTGTCGCCGTGGGGATGATCAGCGAAGGCACCGATATCCCCCGCTTACAGGTGTGCTGCTATTTCAGCCGAATCCGTACAGAACTACATTATCGGCAAGTGCTGGGCCGAGTGCTTCGGCGGACGGGAGAGACCGATGACCAAGCATGGTTGTTCATGCTGGCAGAGCCGATGCTGCATCGCTTGGCTGAACGAATTTCGGACGATCTGCCGGATGATCTGGCAGTGCTGAATGAGGTGCAGATTCCTGACTTCAGTTCAGACTCAAATGCTGACTGGATTGGATCTGCCAGTGATATCGACGGCCTGGCCGGCAGTATTAAAAACGGAACCGAACAGGCTATCGGCTTAGGTGCTACGAACACCGCCTCTCTAGCGGGCTTTGCAGCTGAACCAAGCTATCAGGTCAGCTTTTCCAATCACTATCGCCAACAGTTACTGGCCTGCTTTTAA
- a CDS encoding AbrB/MazE/SpoVT family DNA-binding domain-containing protein — protein sequence MKASIEKRQIAIENWDGDGGIRIPDEALQLIGVDIGDSVYLIEEFIGTTRVLALSKTQRIHDRIDALEQLDREQAGKQGKPVKSDG from the coding sequence GTGAAGGCAAGCATTGAAAAGCGACAGATTGCGATTGAGAACTGGGATGGTGATGGCGGCATCCGAATTCCGGATGAGGCTTTGCAGTTAATAGGGGTAGATATCGGTGACTCGGTTTACCTAATTGAGGAATTTATAGGTACTACTCGTGTCCTTGCCCTTTCCAAAACTCAGCGTATTCACGATCGTATTGATGCGTTAGAGCAATTGGATCGAGAGCAGGCAGGCAAGCAGGGGAAGCCGGTCAAATCAGATGGGTGA
- the prmA gene encoding 50S ribosomal protein L11 methyltransferase, whose translation MPWLQVRIAITPEQAETYEDALLALGAVSVTFMDAEDQPIFEPDLGTTPLWSHTHLLALFEADTDLDKLPAQLELMTGKPAPESMVERIEDQDWERSWMANFQPMRFGQRLWIVPSWHEAPEPDAVNLLLDPGLAFGTGTHPTTALCLEWLDSQDLHGCDLLDFGCGSGILAIAGLLLGARQAIGTDIDPQALEASRDNAGRNGIAAVQFPLYLPADLPPGQADVLVANILAGPLVSLAGQITGLVRSGGRLALSGILAEQAEEVCAAYRSSFDLDPVAEKDGWIRITGKRR comes from the coding sequence ATGCCCTGGTTGCAAGTTCGTATCGCCATCACCCCGGAGCAGGCTGAAACCTACGAAGACGCCCTACTGGCCCTGGGCGCCGTATCGGTAACCTTCATGGACGCCGAAGACCAGCCGATCTTCGAGCCCGATCTGGGCACCACGCCACTCTGGTCGCACACGCACCTGCTGGCATTGTTTGAAGCCGATACCGATCTCGACAAACTGCCGGCACAGCTGGAACTGATGACCGGCAAGCCTGCGCCTGAATCAATGGTCGAACGCATCGAAGACCAGGACTGGGAACGCAGCTGGATGGCCAATTTCCAGCCCATGCGCTTTGGCCAGCGGCTCTGGATCGTGCCGAGCTGGCACGAAGCACCCGAGCCGGACGCGGTCAACCTGCTACTCGACCCGGGACTGGCCTTTGGCACCGGAACGCACCCGACCACCGCCCTATGCCTGGAGTGGCTGGATAGTCAGGACCTGCACGGCTGCGATCTGCTCGATTTCGGCTGCGGCTCCGGCATTCTGGCGATTGCCGGACTCCTGCTGGGCGCACGCCAGGCGATCGGCACCGACATCGACCCGCAGGCGCTGGAAGCATCCCGCGACAATGCCGGACGCAACGGCATAGCGGCTGTGCAGTTCCCGCTCTACCTGCCGGCCGATTTACCGCCAGGGCAAGCCGATGTGCTGGTCGCCAACATTCTCGCCGGCCCCCTGGTCAGCCTCGCCGGACAAATCACCGGCCTGGTCAGGTCCGGCGGCCGCCTGGCGCTTTCCGGCATTCTCGCCGAACAGGCCGAAGAGGTTTGTGCCGCCTATCGCAGCAGCTTTGACCTGGATCCGGTGGCCGAGAAAGACGGCTGGATCCGGATTACCGGCAAACGCCGCTAG
- a CDS encoding DUF3426 domain-containing protein, with protein sequence MSDSFVTQCPHCRTSFRVSQVQLSAAQGAVRCGACLHVFNAHQHLLDKPSTAGNPGAAPATPASPAATSLQPAPDQAATETLARKDSLDTVRIHDDLDLDSLDLDEELARLEQEEQLHSRSRIPLESPASRQPAFEMAPATEAKADERWAEKLLEDSQRPANSSSAAPAATTTELAESPAEPASTAPWQDSDDDTERLEPAIEDEHTDEAEDQHIDMDIQAPAPAGSTDEADTTTRFRPNDKLLELDQDPLQLQWQAPGRPWGRWLGWGLLNLIAAGALITQYTFYHFDELARQDQYRPWFESICPQLGCSLPPKVDVNLIKSSNLVIRSHPDFAGALVVDAILYNRASFEQPFPLLELRFSDINNKPLANRRFKPSEYLAGELAGQSQMPPQTPIHISLDILDPGQEAVNYNLIFQSPE encoded by the coding sequence ATGAGCGATAGTTTCGTCACCCAGTGCCCACATTGCCGCACCAGCTTTCGTGTCAGTCAGGTTCAATTGTCTGCCGCACAAGGCGCCGTGCGTTGCGGTGCCTGTCTGCACGTGTTCAATGCTCATCAGCATTTACTGGATAAACCCTCAACTGCTGGCAACCCCGGCGCGGCCCCTGCCACTCCGGCCAGCCCTGCAGCAACCAGCCTGCAGCCGGCCCCCGACCAGGCCGCCACCGAAACGCTGGCGCGCAAGGACTCACTGGACACCGTACGCATCCACGACGATCTGGATCTGGACAGTCTTGACCTCGACGAAGAACTGGCCCGTCTGGAGCAGGAAGAACAATTACATTCGCGCAGCCGGATACCGCTGGAAAGCCCTGCCAGCAGGCAACCAGCGTTCGAAATGGCACCTGCTACCGAAGCAAAGGCTGATGAGCGCTGGGCAGAGAAATTGCTGGAGGACTCGCAACGCCCGGCAAATTCCAGCTCCGCAGCGCCCGCAGCGACAACCACGGAATTAGCCGAATCCCCCGCAGAACCGGCCTCGACAGCCCCCTGGCAGGACAGCGATGACGACACCGAGCGTCTTGAACCGGCGATCGAGGACGAGCACACCGATGAGGCTGAAGACCAGCACATCGACATGGACATTCAGGCGCCGGCTCCGGCAGGCAGCACTGACGAAGCGGACACGACAACCCGTTTCCGTCCCAACGACAAACTGCTCGAACTCGATCAGGACCCGCTGCAACTGCAATGGCAGGCACCCGGCAGACCCTGGGGTCGCTGGCTGGGCTGGGGCCTGCTGAACCTGATCGCCGCCGGCGCCCTGATAACCCAGTACACTTTTTATCACTTCGATGAACTGGCCCGGCAGGATCAGTACCGTCCATGGTTTGAAAGTATCTGCCCGCAACTCGGTTGCAGCCTGCCGCCCAAGGTCGATGTGAATCTGATCAAGAGCAGCAATCTGGTGATCCGCAGTCATCCCGACTTCGCCGGTGCGCTGGTGGTCGATGCCATCCTGTATAACCGCGCCAGTTTCGAGCAACCCTTCCCGCTGCTGGAGTTGCGCTTTTCCGATATCAACAACAAGCCGCTGGCCAATCGCCGCTTCAAGCCCAGCGAGTATCTGGCCGGCGAACTTGCCGGGCAAAGCCAGATGCCGCCGCAAACGCCGATCCACATCTCGCTCGATATCCTTGATCCGGGTCAGGAAGCGGTCAATTACAACCTGATCTTCCAGTCCCCCGAGTAA